A portion of the Corynebacterium occultum genome contains these proteins:
- a CDS encoding alpha/beta-hydrolase family protein: MAKPSRNELLRMLRTGALRASVTGLRGAVMVLDIAADISPGLRVTRRRRLPTNLGAGLLGAEITSWIALSPSLLPRRWWQTAANVAVCQALGHAALAGLTWSLDQIPARYQRQFNTGLTVASRNTTHLMIAGMTAWFTVRSLQNQQRAAELIEDPVRRGYREGLLGLIVGTAGYGGLLLLGETAQYTTDRVTSFLGRWLPGWVGWPIAAGGATYLLILLSNKVVLRRLIADITRQAEELNKAVFPGTSQPWEPERSGSPWSLEPWHAVGSQGRALLSGGPRARDITQVTGLPPDEVHEPIRIFAGLVRGRSLAATADVVLAEMDRTGAFHRDTLVIHTSTGTGWITDWGMSAVEFLTGGNCATMSMQYSFITSAVSYYIDHDTPVQAARILIEKILARVEQMPNPPKVYVTGESLGAYGTCAVFEDLDDLLARTDGAVFTGAPRFTDMIQSLTAQRDAGSPERLPVIDGGSHVRFVAHPAHLNHDFAGLPYKNAWQHPRVVIGQHASDPVVWWDLPLLYRRPDWLREKGSRGVAAPAAQHLDVPPGFRWFPFVSGWQVGLDLAMSIKTPGLHGHNYHGEFMSYWAAVLGTRHGIPVRLTPAMERRAVTWIGQNTVRR; encoded by the coding sequence ATGGCCAAACCAAGCCGCAATGAGCTGCTCCGAATGCTTCGCACCGGAGCACTTCGTGCCAGTGTCACCGGACTTCGTGGAGCTGTGATGGTGCTCGACATCGCCGCCGACATCTCCCCCGGCCTGCGGGTCACCCGCCGCCGACGCCTCCCCACCAACCTGGGTGCCGGTCTGCTCGGAGCGGAAATCACCTCCTGGATCGCCCTCTCCCCCTCCCTCCTGCCCCGCCGCTGGTGGCAGACCGCCGCCAATGTCGCGGTCTGCCAGGCCCTCGGACATGCCGCCCTGGCGGGGCTGACCTGGTCACTGGATCAGATCCCGGCGCGCTATCAGCGCCAGTTCAACACCGGGCTGACCGTTGCCTCCCGCAACACCACCCACCTGATGATCGCGGGGATGACGGCCTGGTTCACGGTCCGCAGTCTGCAGAACCAGCAGCGCGCCGCCGAGCTCATCGAGGATCCGGTGCGCCGCGGCTACCGGGAGGGGCTGCTGGGTCTGATCGTGGGCACCGCCGGTTATGGTGGCCTGCTCCTGCTCGGGGAAACCGCGCAGTACACCACGGACCGGGTCACCTCTTTCCTGGGACGATGGCTACCGGGGTGGGTGGGGTGGCCGATCGCGGCCGGCGGCGCCACCTATCTGCTGATCCTGCTCAGCAATAAGGTGGTGCTGCGCCGCCTGATCGCCGACATCACCCGCCAGGCGGAGGAACTGAACAAGGCGGTGTTCCCGGGCACCAGTCAGCCCTGGGAACCGGAGCGTTCGGGTAGCCCCTGGTCCCTGGAACCCTGGCATGCGGTGGGCTCCCAGGGCCGCGCCCTGCTTTCCGGGGGTCCCCGGGCCCGGGACATCACCCAGGTCACCGGGCTCCCCCCGGATGAGGTGCATGAGCCGATCCGGATTTTCGCGGGCCTGGTGCGGGGCCGCAGCCTGGCGGCCACCGCCGATGTGGTGCTGGCGGAGATGGACCGCACCGGGGCCTTCCACCGGGACACCCTGGTGATCCACACCTCCACCGGCACCGGTTGGATCACGGACTGGGGGATGTCCGCGGTGGAATTCCTCACCGGCGGCAACTGCGCCACCATGTCGATGCAGTATTCCTTCATCACCAGCGCAGTCAGCTACTACATCGACCATGACACCCCGGTGCAGGCCGCCCGGATCCTGATCGAGAAGATCCTGGCCCGGGTGGAGCAGATGCCGAACCCACCGAAGGTCTATGTGACCGGGGAGTCCCTCGGCGCCTACGGCACCTGCGCGGTGTTCGAGGATCTGGATGATCTGCTGGCACGCACCGACGGCGCGGTGTTCACCGGCGCCCCACGCTTCACCGACATGATCCAGTCCCTGACCGCACAGCGGGACGCCGGCTCCCCGGAACGGCTGCCGGTGATCGATGGTGGAAGCCATGTCCGTTTCGTGGCCCACCCAGCCCACCTGAACCATGACTTCGCCGGCCTGCCCTACAAGAACGCCTGGCAACACCCCAGGGTGGTCATCGGCCAGCATGCCTCCGACCCCGTGGTGTGGTGGGATCTTCCGCTGCTCTACCGGCGCCCCGACTGGCTGCGAGAGAAAGGTTCCCGCGGGGTGGCGGCCCCGGCTGCCCAACATCTGGATGTGCCACCCGGTTTCCGCTGGTTCCCCTTCGTCAGTGGTTGGCAGGTGGGCCTGGACCTGGCGATGTCCATCAAGACCCCAGGGCTGCACGGCCATAACTATCACGGGGAGTTCATGTCCTACTGGGCGGCGGTGCTGGGCACCCGGCATGGCATCCCGGTGCGGCTGACCCCGGCCATGGAACGCCGGGCGGTGACATGGATCGGGCAGAACACGGTGCGTCGCTAA
- a CDS encoding PhoD-like phosphatase N-terminal domain-containing protein produces the protein MTTTPEFGETITRGEVTATTATDHTSQVEVWGLQPTQVYYFRFVVTTRDLTGR, from the coding sequence GTGACCACCACCCCGGAGTTCGGGGAAACCATCACCCGCGGTGAAGTCACCGCCACCACCGCCACGGACCACACCAGCCAGGTGGAGGTCTGGGGACTGCAACCGACGCAGGTGTACTACTTCCGCTTCGTGGTCACCACCAGGGACCTCACCGGCCGCTGA
- the msrA gene encoding peptide-methionine (S)-S-oxide reductase MsrA, giving the protein MGWLFARTPELVPENEALKGGSHPVLPNPRPHAVLGTPITGPWLPHQKSVIIGIGCYWGVEKIYWETEGVESTSVGFAGGVTENPTYRETCTGRTNHTEVVEVVYDPAKVSLEQLVIIAMEAHDPTQGYRQGNDVGTQYRSAIFTLGEDAAAEAEQVSRIVEHYGQRLAEHGFGKITTEVRQLSETPSGKYFLAEDEHQQYLHKVPNGYCPHHSTGVACGPVSA; this is encoded by the coding sequence ATGGGATGGTTATTTGCCCGAACCCCAGAACTTGTTCCGGAGAATGAGGCCCTCAAGGGTGGCTCCCACCCGGTGCTGCCGAACCCGAGGCCGCATGCGGTGCTGGGCACCCCCATCACCGGGCCCTGGTTGCCCCACCAGAAATCAGTGATCATCGGCATCGGCTGCTACTGGGGTGTGGAGAAGATCTACTGGGAGACCGAGGGCGTGGAATCCACCTCCGTCGGTTTCGCCGGTGGTGTCACCGAGAACCCCACCTACCGGGAGACCTGTACCGGCCGCACCAACCACACCGAGGTGGTCGAAGTGGTCTATGACCCGGCGAAGGTGTCCCTGGAGCAGCTGGTGATCATCGCCATGGAAGCCCATGACCCGACCCAGGGTTACCGCCAGGGCAATGATGTGGGCACCCAGTACCGTTCCGCCATCTTCACCCTCGGTGAGGATGCCGCAGCGGAGGCCGAGCAGGTCTCCCGCATCGTCGAACACTACGGTCAGCGTCTGGCGGAACATGGCTTCGGGAAGATCACCACCGAGGTCAGGCAGCTCAGCGAAACCCCCTCGGGGAAGTACTTCCTGGCCGAGGACGAACACCAGCAGTACCTGCACAAGGTGCCGAACGGTTACTGCCCGCACCACTCCACCGGTGTGGCCTGCGGCCCGGTGTCTGCCTAG